In Sardina pilchardus chromosome 10, fSarPil1.1, whole genome shotgun sequence, one genomic interval encodes:
- the lmo2 gene encoding rhombotin-2, translated as MLCRKHFGMASTIERKTMETNEEPVDEVLQMPPSLLTCGGCQQSIGDRFFLKAIEQYWHEDCLSCDLCGCRLGEVGRRLYYKLGRKLCRRDYLRLFGQDGLCASCDKRIRAFEMTMRVRDKVYHLECFKCAACQKHFCVGDRYLLINTDIVCEQDIFEWTKINSNM; from the exons ATGCTCTGTCGGAAGCATTTTGGAATGGCATCTACAATTGAAAGGAAGACGATGGAGACAAACGA GGAGCCGGTTGACGAGGTCCTCCAGATGCCGCCATCGCTGCTGACTTGTGGTGGCTGCCAGCAGAGCATTGGCGACCGTTTCTTCCTGAAGGCGATAGAACAGTACTGGCACGAGGACTGCCTGAGCTGTGACCTGTGCGGATGCCGCCTTGGCGAGGTTGGCCGGAGGCTCTACTACAAACTGGGACGCAAGCTGTGCCGACGAGATTACCTGAG GCTATTTGGTCAGGATGGGCTCTGTGCGTCTTGCGATAAGCGGATCCGTGCTTTTGAGATGACCATGCGAGTGCGGGACAAGGTCTACCACCTGGAGTGCTTCAAGTGCGCAGCCTGCCAGAAGCATTTCTGTGTAGGAGACCGTTACCTGCTCATCAACACAGACATTGTTTGCGAGCAGGATATTTTTGAGTGGACAAAGATCAACAGCAATATGTAG